CAGTATCTATTGGCTGGGGAAGCTGGCCACTTGTAGAGCAGCATGAAGATGATCCTTGAAAGGAGTGGAACTCTTATTACATGGGAGTTGTTTAGGACCAAATTCTACACTGAGTACTTCCCAGACAATGTTAGATTTGCAAAGGAAGTGGAAATCCTTGAGCTGATGCAGGGCAATAGATCAGTGTCAGAGTATGCAGATAGCTTCAAACACTTGCTTCGCTTCAACACTATGGCGATGGATGAAGAGTGGCAATGCAGAAAGTTTGAGAATGACTTAAGAAGTGATATAAAGCTGCTTGGGAAGGGGTTACGCATCAGGGAGTTTCCTGCTTTGGTGGAGATGGCCCGCGAGATGGAAAAGACTAAGAAGGAAGTAGAAGGGCCTCAGAGTCAGCAAAGCCAACCACTGAGGGTTGGGGGACCAGCAACATCCAGAGGCGGTTCTAGTGCTAGGAAAACCCCTTTCTCTAGATCCATTTCTTCTGGGTCCAGGGGTTCTTCCTCTCAGTCATCGGGGCAACCCAATTTTGCTAGCCCCGTGAGGTGCTTCATATGTGGAGGGCCATACCTTCAGGCTGTATGCCCTCAGCTGGTGGGGTTCAAGAGGTGCAACATCTACAGGCGAGACGACCATTATGCCAGAGACTGTCCTATGACCAGGAGGGCAGGCCCACAGACACAACGGGTTGGGAGATCTATTCAGAGGGGTGGTATTCGGCCACGGGCAGCAGGGAGAGTCTACGCATTGACTGGAGCTGAGGCAGCTAGTGTAGGTAACCTTATTGTCAACAGTTGCTTATTATTTGGAGCTTCTTGTGTGGCATTGTTTGATTCGAGGGTGACACATTCATTTGTGTCGAAGGCTTGTGTGGAGAGGCT
The Vigna angularis cultivar LongXiaoDou No.4 chromosome 5, ASM1680809v1, whole genome shotgun sequence genome window above contains:
- the LOC108339181 gene encoding uncharacterized protein LOC108339181, translated to MKMILERSGTLITWELFRTKFYTEYFPDNVRFAKEVEILELMQGNRSVSEYADSFKHLLRFNTMAMDEEWQCRKFENDLRSDIKLLGKGLRIREFPALVEMAREMEKTKKEVEGPQSQQSQPLRVGGPATSRGGSSARKTPFSRSISSGSRGSSSQSSGQPNFASPVRCFICGGPYLQAVCPQLVGFKRCNIYRRDDHYARDCPMTRRAGPQTQRVGRSIQRGGIRPRAAGRVYALTGAEAASVGNLIVNSCLLFGASCVALFDSRVTHSFVSKACVERLGLVVRELQCDLVVSTSTAGLVRTSNVCSRCPIEVEGRRFRVNLICLPLQGLEVILGMDWLTANCILLDCGGKKLIFPDEDEDMSLSIGVLRQDILENASYFLIMSHMEGAQDLNPSTHGNQSVDLLVVNDFLDVFPEEVPGLPPPGEVEFSIDLVLGAGPVSIASYRMSLEELAKLKK